CTGAACAGCCTCCTGATGTCGATGCCCGGCACGCCGGTGCTGTATTACGGCGACGAGATCGGCATGGGCGACAACATCTATCTCGGCGACCGCGACGGCGTGCGCACGCCGATGCAATGGTCCATCGACCGCAACGGCGGCTTCTCGCGCGCCGACCCGGCCCGGCTCTATCTGCCGGCGGTGCTCGACCCGATCTATGGCTTCATGGCCGTCAATGTGGAGGCGCAGGCCCGCAACCCCTCCTCGCTGCTGAACTGGATGAAGCGGCTGGTGGCGGTGCGCAAGCAGCGCCAGAGCTTCGGCCGCGGCAGCTTCTCGCTGCTCTATCCCGGCAACCGCAAGGTCCTGGCCTATGTCCGCTGCCTGGAGACGGAAAACGGGTTGGAGATCGCGCTGTGCGTCGCCAACCTGTCGCGCTCGGCCCAGGCGGTTGAGCTGGACCTGAAGAATTGGAAAGGCCGCATCCCGGTCGAGCTTCTGGGCCGCACCGTCTTCCCGCCGATTGGCGACCTTCCCTATCTGCTGACCCTGCCGGCCTACGGCTTCTACTGGTTCGCCCTGACCGCGGAGGCGGAGCTGCCGACCTGGCACGAAACCCCGCCGGAGCCGGTGCCGGACCTGCTGACCGTGGTCGTCCGCGACGGCTGGCACAGCCTGACCAGCGGCAAGGCGGCGGACGAGCTGGGCCGCGATATCCTGCAGGCCTTCCTGCCGCAGCAGCGCTGGTTCTCCGCCAAGGACCGCCGCATCACCCGCTCGCATGTCACCATGGCCGCCCAGCTGCCGGGACCGGGCGACGGTTTCATGCTGGTCAGGACGCAGGTCGGCCTCAGTGGGGTTGGGGGGGACGGCGATGCCGCCGACCAGAGCTATTTCCTGCCGATGGCGATGAGCTGGGAGAGCGGGGCGGGCGGCACCGGCTGGCCGCTGCTTCCCTACACGCTGGCGAAGGTGCGGCGGGGTCCCAGGACCGGCGCCATCTATGACGCGGTGCAGGCCGACGGCTTCGCGCTCGCCCTGATCGAGGCTCTCAGGCGTGGCGAAACGCTGCAGGCGATGTCGGGGCAGTGGATGGCCGGCAGCGGCAGCATCCGCTTCACCGCCACCGACGCGCTGGCCGCCATCGACCTGTCGGAGGAAGCCGAGGTGCGGCGGCTGGGCGTGGAGCAGAGCAACACCTCCGTCCTGGTCGACAGCCAGATCGTGCTGAAGGTGCTGCGCCGGCTGGTGGAGGGCGAGCATCCGGAGGTCGAGATGGGCCGCTTCCTGACGGAGGTCGGCTTCGCCAACACCCCGGCCCTGCTGGGCACCGTGGAGCAGGTGGCGGCCGACGGCACGCCCACCGCGCTGGCGGTGGCGCAGGCCTTCGTCCGCAACCAGGGCGACGGCTGGGCCAGTACGGTGGAGGAGCTGGAACGCCAGCTGGAGGACATCCGCCTCGGCGTCGCCGGCACCACCGAGGACGCCGCCGAATCGGGCGAGCCTTTCGGCATGCATCTGGTGATGATGACCACGCTGGGGCAGCGCACCGCCGAACTGCACCGGGCGCTGGCCCAGGCCACCGGCAAGCCGGCCTTCGATCCGGAGCCGATCACGCCCGACGATCTGGCCCGCTGGGCCGATGCCGCCCGCGCCCAGGCGGAGGCGGCCTTCGCCGCCCTGCCCGGAACGCTGGACCGTCTGCCGGCCAATGTGAGCGGCGATGCCGAACAGCTTCTGGCCCGCCGGGCCGAAGCGATGGGGCGGCTCGACGCGCTGGCGGGGATGCGGATCGACGGCGTCAAGACCCGCATCCACGGCGACTATCACCTGGGTCAGGTCGTTCGGGCGCAGAACGACTGGTACATCCTGGACTTCGAGGGCGAGCCGGCGAAGACGCTGGAGGAACGCCGCGCCAAGTCCAGCCCGCTGCGCGACGTGGCCGGCATGCTGCGCTCCTTCAACTATGCCGCCTGGGCGGCGTTGTTCCGGCTGGACAGCGCGGGCGAGGGCGCCAACAGCGGTGACAGCCCGGCGCTGGCCGCCGCCCTCGACTGGGAACGCCGCAGCATCGACTCCTTCCTCGACGGCTACCGCACGGCCATCGAGGGCTGCCCGGTCTGGCCGGCGGGGAATGGGACCGGCGACGAGGCTGCGCGCGGCCTGCTGACCCTGTTCCTGCTGGAAAAGGCCTTCTACGAGATCGGCTACGAGGCGGCGAACCGGCCCAGCTGGATCGGCATCCCGGTCAAGGGCGTGCTGGGCCTGCTCGACGATGCCGATGAGGCGGGCGCGAAGGGGTGAGAGGACAAATCCGCGGCGGGCATGGTGTGACGAAACCGCCGCGGGTATGTTCACGTCCGGAGAAGGCGTCCCGGCGTCGGGACAGTTTTGGTCCATGAAGACGATCGGGGCCTCCACGAAGAAGGGCACTTGGCCAATGGCGAGCGACATGACGACGGACACCCGCAAGGACCAGGCGCAGACCGGCGTCCCCGAAAGCCGTTCCAACGAACAGGAGGCCGCGAATCGGCGGCCCGCCGATCACCGGGCCGAGGCCCTGCGTGCGGCGGCGGACGCCATCGCGCGGGCCGACCATGGCGATCCCTTCGCCGTGCTGGGCATGCAGCAGGAGGCGCCCGGCCGGCCGGTGGAGGTCCGCGCCTTCGTGCCCGGCGCAGAAAAGCTGTGGGTGATCGACAGCGCCACCGGCGAACCGGCGGGCGAGGCCGAGCGCATTCACCAGGACGGCTTCTACCTCGCGGTGATGCCCGACCGGACGGAGCGCTTCCGCTACCGCCTGCGCGCCCGATACCCGCTGGCGACCCAGGAGTTCGAGGACGCCTACCGCTTCGGCAACATGCTGGGCGAGCTGGACGTCCATCTGCTGGCCGAGGGCACCCACCTGCGCAATTACGAGAAGCTGGGCGCCCACCCGCGCGAGGTCGACGGCGTCGCCGGCGTGTCCTTCGCCGTCTGGGCGCCGAGCGCCCGCAGCGTCAGCGTGGTCGGCGACTTCAACAACTGGGACGGCCGCCGCCTGCCGATGCGCCGGCGCGTCGAGGTCGGCGTCTGGGAGATCTTCGTTCCCGGCGCCCATGCCGGCCAGCGCTACAAGTTCGAGATCCGCGGGCCCAACGGCAACCTGCTGCCGGCCAAGGCCGACCCCTACGCCTTCCAGGCGGAGATGCGCCCGGCCACCGCCTCGGTCATCCACGGCCTGCCGTCCTACGAATGGCGGGACCTGGAGTGGCAGAGCCGCAAGGTCGCCACCTCCGACCGCACCGCGCCGATCTCCATCTACGAGGTGCATCTGGGCTCCTGGGCACGGGTGCCGGAGGAGGACAACCGCTTCCTGACCTATCAGGAACTGGCGGAGCGGCTGATCCCCTACGCCAAGGACATGGGCTTCACCCATATCGAGCTGCTGCCGATCACCGAGCATCCGTTCGATGGGTCCTGGGGCTACCAGCCCATCGGCCTCTATGCCCCGACAGCCCGCCACGGCTCGCCGGAGGACTTCAAGGACTTCGTCAACGCCTGCCACCGCGCCGGGCTGGGCGTGCTGCTGGACTGGGTGCCCGGCCATTTCCCGACCGATCCGCACGGGCTGGGCGATTTCGACGGCACGCATCTCTACGAGCATGCCGATCCGCGCCAGGGCTTCCACCAGGATTGGAACACCCTGATCTACAATTTCGGCCGGACGGAGGTGCAGAACTTCCTGCTGGGCAACGCGCTGTTCTGGCTCGACCATTACAAGCTGGACGGGCTTCGCGTCGATGCCGTCGCCTCCATGCTCTATCTCGACTACAGCCGCAAGGAAGGGGAGTGGGTCCCCAACAAGTTCGGCGGTCGCGAGAACCTCGAATCCATCGCCTTCCTCAAGCGCATGAACGAGCTGGTCTATGGCCAGCAGCCGGGCGCGATGACGGTGGCGGAGGAATCCACGTCATGGCCGATGGTGTCGAAGCCGACCTATCTCGGCGGTCTCGGCTTCGGCTACAAATGGAACATGGGGTGGATGCACGACACGCTGCATTACATGCAGAACGACCCGATCCACCGCCGCTACCATCACCACCAGATGACCTTCGGGCTGATCTATCAGTTCTCCGAGAACTTCGTCCTGCCGCTCAGCCATGACGAGGTGGTCCACGGCAAGGGCTCGCTGATCAACAAGATGCCGGGCGACGACTGGCAGAAATTCGCCAACCTGCGCGCCTATTACGGCTTCATGTTCGCCCACCCCGGCAAGAAGCTGCTGTTCATGGGCGGCGAGTTTGCCCAGTGGAGCGAGTGGAGCGAGGCGCGGAGCCTGGACTGGCATTTGCTGGACCAGCCCATGCACCGGGGCATGCGCGACCTCGTGCGCGACCTGAACGGCGTCTATCGCGAGCTGGAGCCGCTGCACAAGACCGACTGCGACCCGTCCGGCTTCGAGTGGATCGAGTCGAACGACAACGAGAACTCGGTCTTCACCTTCCTGCGCAAGGCCGACGAGTCCGGGCACATCGTCATCGCCGTCTGCAACTTCACGCCGATTCCCCGGTACGGCTACCGCGTCGGCGTTCCGCTGCCCGGCCGCTATGTGGAGCGGATCAACACCGACGACGCGAAGTATGGCGGCAGCGGCGTCGGCAACCCCGGCGGCGGCATCTATGCCGAGGAAACCCCCTGGCATGGCCGCACCCACTCGCTCGACCTGACCATCCCGCCGCTGTCGACGCTGATTCTGGAGAGGAAGGCGGAGTAGCAGGGCGGAATGTGCGGCAAGTCCGGCCGGTTTGCCGTGCCGGACTTACCGCCGCCGCCCGTCCGTGATAGGAAGTGTCCCAGATGGGACGAGTCCGATCCCGGATGAAGGAGGCTTCCGCATGTCCAGCCAGACGACCGAACGCAGGATGCGCCGCCCTTCCGTCGGGACGATGGATGGAACAGTGGAACAGATGCCGGAAAACTGTTCCATCCTGTTCCAAACGCCCATCGCGACTCCATCGACCCAACCCGACGGATCACGGCGGCGCCCATGAACGACTATTGCATCGCAAGCGGCTACCGCCACCGGCTCGACCCCGCCTACACCGAGGATACCGCCGGCAGCCGGGTGGTCTGGCAACCCGATGTCTATGCCGCGGCCGCGGTGCTGGCCGACCGGTACGGCGCCCGCACCGTCATCGATATCGGCTGCGGCGGCGCGAAGAAGCTGGGGCTGCTCGCCGGACGGTATTCGGTGATTGGCATCGATTACGGCGGCAACATCGAGTATTGCCGCGCCACCTATCCATTCGGCCGCTGGTTGACCGTAGACCTGGATGGGGAGGAAGTGCCGGCGCTGGCCGAGGCCCTGCGGTCGCTGGGTCCGGAAACCCTGGCCGACGCCGTCGTCGTCTGTTCCGACGTGATCGAGCATCTGGTCCGGCCCGATGGGCTGCTGAAGGTTCTGGCCGGCATCGCGCCCGCGGTGCGGGCCTGTCTGGTTTCGACCCCGGAGCGCGAGCGCACCCATCATCCCGGCCATGCCGGGCCGCCGCCCAACCCCTGCCATGTGCGGGAATGGACCCTGGCGGAGTTCCGCGCCCTGCTGGACCGCTTCGGCCTGCCGGTGATGCATGCCGGACTGACCGCTTCGCACAACCGCGGCCGGCCGAAGAGCACCATTCTGGCGGTGATCGACCGCAATGCCCGCCCGGCCGCGATGGCCCGGCAGGAACGTCCGGTGACTGCGGTGCTGGTGACCCGCGACGATGCCGAGCATGTCGAGGGGCTGGTCGGCCGGCTGCACGCCGACGGAATCCGCATCCACGCCATCGATCTTGGGTCGACCGACGGCACCCATGAGTTGCTGGTCGGCCAGTCGGCAAAGCTGGCGGCGTTGGAACACATCGCGACCCCACGGGTCGCCGATGACGGCAAGCTCGACAGTTTCTGGCATCATGTGGAGGATGTGGCGGCGTCCTGCCCAGGTCATTGGATGCTGCTGCTGGAAGGAAGCCAGCGGCCGGTTCCGACCGGCCTCGGGCCATCCCTGCGGTCGGCGTTGGCCGGGGTGGAGGCCAGCGGCTTCAACGCGGTGAGCTTCACCGGGCTGGATTTCCATCCCGTAGACGGCGGCTATAGCCGGGCGCTCGATGCCGAGGCGTATTTCGGCATCTGTTCCTTTGCCCGCTCGACGGCCTCCCGCCACCTGACGCGCGCCTGGATCCAGCCGGATTCCCATCCGGTCGGACTGGCCGATACCGTCGGCTGTGCGCCGCTGTTCATCGGCCGGCGCGATTTCCCGTACCGGTTCCTGATGAAATCCTATCCGAAGCGACGGCTGCTGCCGCAGGATCCCTGGCTGCCCGCTCGCATCGCGCACAATGCCGCCTGGGGCTTTCCGCCGGGCGGGCTGGAACTGATGGATTTCCACCAGCCCGATTTCATGGACCGCCACCTGACCGAATGCGTCTTCGGTGTCGGAGTGCTCCGTCATGATTTCGGTCTTTAGCCAGGACCGGCCGATCCCTTCCGCGGGTGCCATGTACAGCGGAATTTTCGTGACCCGGCGGTGCCGGATCGCGTATCCGCTTGAGCCGGCTGTGGTTTTCCCGCCATCCTCTCCCGTCTTCCCACACCGGTAGTCCGCATGCCCCCCACCTCCGCCCGCACCCCGGTCTGGCCCGGCAAGCCCTATCCGCTCGGCGCCACCTGGGATGGGTTCGGCGTCAATTTCGCGCTGTTCTCCGCCAATGCCGAGCGGGTGGAGCTCTGCCTGTTCGACAAGACCGGCCAGCGCGAGGTCGAGCGGGTCACGCTGCCCGAACACACCGACGAGGTCTGGCACGGCTATTTGCCCGATGCCCGCCCCGGCCTGCTCTACGGCTACCGCGTCCACGGGCCGTACGAGCCGGAGGAGGGGCACCGCTTCAACCCGAACAAGCTGCTGATCGATCCCTACGCCAGGGCGCTGTTCGGCGGCTTCAAATGGTCGGATGCCCATTACGGCTACCGGGTCGGCTCGACGAAGGAGGACTTATCCTTCGACCGGCGCGACAATGCCCGCGGCATGCCGAAATGCCGGGTGGTGGATGGCGCCTTCACCTGGGGCCATGACCGCCACCGCCGGGTGCCCTGGACCGACACGGTGCTGTACGAGACCCATGTCCGCGGCTTCACCATGCGCCATCCGGAGGTGCCGGCCCATCTGCGCGGAACCTTCGCCGGCATGTCGACCCAGAGCGTGATCGAGTATCTGCGGGCGCTCGGCATCACCTCGGTGGAATTCCTGCCGGTCCAGGCCATCGCCGACGAGCAGCACCTCGTCACCCGCGGCATGACCAACTACTGGGGCTACAACACCATCGGCTTCTTCGCTCCGGAGCCGCGCTACATGACCACCGGCGTCCTGTCGGAGTTCAAGACGATGGTCGCCCGCCTGCACGAGGCGGGGATCGAGGTCATCCTCGACGTCGTCTACAACCACACGGCCGAAGGCAACCATCTGGGGCCGACCCTGTCCTTCAAGGGCATCGACAATCTCAGCTATTATCGGCTGATGCCGGACAACCCGCGCCACTACATCAACGACACCGGCACCGGCAACACCCTGAACCTCAGCCATCCGCGCGTGGTCCAGATGGTGATGGACAGCCTCCGCTACTGGGTGACGGAGATGCATGTCGACGGCTTCCGCTTCGATCTCGCCACCGTGCTGGCGCGGGAGCCCTACGGCTACGACCCCGGTTCCGGCTTCCTCGACGCCGTGCGGCAGGACCCGGTGCTGGCCGACGTCAAGCTGATCGCCGAGCCGTGGGACGTCGGTCCCGGCGGCTATCAGGTCGGCAATTTCCCGCCGGGCTGGGCGGAGTGGAACGACCGCTACCGCGACACCGTGCGGCGCTACTGGCGCGGCGACGACGGCATGCTGCCGGAACTGGCCGGCCGCATCGCCGGCTCCGCCGACCTGTTCGAAAAGCGCGGGCGCCGGCCCTGGGCCAGCGTGAACTTCATCACCGCCCATGACGGCTTCACCCTGCACGACCTCGTCGCCTTCAACGACAAGCACAATTGGGCGAACGGCGAGGAGAACCGCGACGGCCATTCCGCCAACTGTTCCTGGAACCATGGGGTGGAGGGCGAGACGGCCGACCCCGGCATCAACGAGCTGCGGGCGCGGCAGAAGCGCAACCTGCTGGCCACGCTGATGCTGTCGCAGGGCACGCCGATGATGCTGGCCGGCGACGAGCTGGACCACAGCCAGGACGGCAACAACAACGCCTATTGCCAGGACAACGACATCACCTGGCTGGACTGGGCGAAGCGCGACGGGGCGCTGGTGTCCTTCGTCCGCCG
The sequence above is drawn from the Azospirillum lipoferum 4B genome and encodes:
- the treS gene encoding maltose alpha-D-glucosyltransferase; the encoded protein is MIDRQDRLWYKDAVIYQLHIKAFFDADNDGIGDFAGLTQKLDYIQELGVTAVWLLPFYPSPLRDDGYDIADYTSVNPTYGNLDDFRHFMEECHNRGLRVITELVINHTSDQHPWFQRAREAPPGSNHRDYYVWSDSDQKYQGTRIIFCDTEKSNWTWDPVANAYYWHRFYSHQPDLNFDNPEVLEEVLKVMRFWLDIGVDGLRLDAIPYLKEREGTNNENLPETHDVLKAIRAALDAEYPDRMLLAEANQWPEDVLPYFGDPAKGGDECHMSFHFPLMPRIYMAVAMEDRHPIADIMRQTPDIPADCQWAIFLRNHDELTLEMVTDSERDYLWNFYAADRRMRINLGIRRRLAPLLENDRRKIELLNSLLMSMPGTPVLYYGDEIGMGDNIYLGDRDGVRTPMQWSIDRNGGFSRADPARLYLPAVLDPIYGFMAVNVEAQARNPSSLLNWMKRLVAVRKQRQSFGRGSFSLLYPGNRKVLAYVRCLETENGLEIALCVANLSRSAQAVELDLKNWKGRIPVELLGRTVFPPIGDLPYLLTLPAYGFYWFALTAEAELPTWHETPPEPVPDLLTVVVRDGWHSLTSGKAADELGRDILQAFLPQQRWFSAKDRRITRSHVTMAAQLPGPGDGFMLVRTQVGLSGVGGDGDAADQSYFLPMAMSWESGAGGTGWPLLPYTLAKVRRGPRTGAIYDAVQADGFALALIEALRRGETLQAMSGQWMAGSGSIRFTATDALAAIDLSEEAEVRRLGVEQSNTSVLVDSQIVLKVLRRLVEGEHPEVEMGRFLTEVGFANTPALLGTVEQVAADGTPTALAVAQAFVRNQGDGWASTVEELERQLEDIRLGVAGTTEDAAESGEPFGMHLVMMTTLGQRTAELHRALAQATGKPAFDPEPITPDDLARWADAARAQAEAAFAALPGTLDRLPANVSGDAEQLLARRAEAMGRLDALAGMRIDGVKTRIHGDYHLGQVVRAQNDWYILDFEGEPAKTLEERRAKSSPLRDVAGMLRSFNYAAWAALFRLDSAGEGANSGDSPALAAALDWERRSIDSFLDGYRTAIEGCPVWPAGNGTGDEAARGLLTLFLLEKAFYEIGYEAANRPSWIGIPVKGVLGLLDDADEAGAKG
- the glgB gene encoding 1,4-alpha-glucan branching protein GlgB — its product is MTTDTRKDQAQTGVPESRSNEQEAANRRPADHRAEALRAAADAIARADHGDPFAVLGMQQEAPGRPVEVRAFVPGAEKLWVIDSATGEPAGEAERIHQDGFYLAVMPDRTERFRYRLRARYPLATQEFEDAYRFGNMLGELDVHLLAEGTHLRNYEKLGAHPREVDGVAGVSFAVWAPSARSVSVVGDFNNWDGRRLPMRRRVEVGVWEIFVPGAHAGQRYKFEIRGPNGNLLPAKADPYAFQAEMRPATASVIHGLPSYEWRDLEWQSRKVATSDRTAPISIYEVHLGSWARVPEEDNRFLTYQELAERLIPYAKDMGFTHIELLPITEHPFDGSWGYQPIGLYAPTARHGSPEDFKDFVNACHRAGLGVLLDWVPGHFPTDPHGLGDFDGTHLYEHADPRQGFHQDWNTLIYNFGRTEVQNFLLGNALFWLDHYKLDGLRVDAVASMLYLDYSRKEGEWVPNKFGGRENLESIAFLKRMNELVYGQQPGAMTVAEESTSWPMVSKPTYLGGLGFGYKWNMGWMHDTLHYMQNDPIHRRYHHHQMTFGLIYQFSENFVLPLSHDEVVHGKGSLINKMPGDDWQKFANLRAYYGFMFAHPGKKLLFMGGEFAQWSEWSEARSLDWHLLDQPMHRGMRDLVRDLNGVYRELEPLHKTDCDPSGFEWIESNDNENSVFTFLRKADESGHIVIAVCNFTPIPRYGYRVGVPLPGRYVERINTDDAKYGGSGVGNPGGGIYAEETPWHGRTHSLDLTIPPLSTLILERKAE
- a CDS encoding class I SAM-dependent methyltransferase, encoding MNDYCIASGYRHRLDPAYTEDTAGSRVVWQPDVYAAAAVLADRYGARTVIDIGCGGAKKLGLLAGRYSVIGIDYGGNIEYCRATYPFGRWLTVDLDGEEVPALAEALRSLGPETLADAVVVCSDVIEHLVRPDGLLKVLAGIAPAVRACLVSTPERERTHHPGHAGPPPNPCHVREWTLAEFRALLDRFGLPVMHAGLTASHNRGRPKSTILAVIDRNARPAAMARQERPVTAVLVTRDDAEHVEGLVGRLHADGIRIHAIDLGSTDGTHELLVGQSAKLAALEHIATPRVADDGKLDSFWHHVEDVAASCPGHWMLLLEGSQRPVPTGLGPSLRSALAGVEASGFNAVSFTGLDFHPVDGGYSRALDAEAYFGICSFARSTASRHLTRAWIQPDSHPVGLADTVGCAPLFIGRRDFPYRFLMKSYPKRRLLPQDPWLPARIAHNAAWGFPPGGLELMDFHQPDFMDRHLTECVFGVGVLRHDFGL
- the glgX gene encoding glycogen debranching protein GlgX, with the translated sequence MPPTSARTPVWPGKPYPLGATWDGFGVNFALFSANAERVELCLFDKTGQREVERVTLPEHTDEVWHGYLPDARPGLLYGYRVHGPYEPEEGHRFNPNKLLIDPYARALFGGFKWSDAHYGYRVGSTKEDLSFDRRDNARGMPKCRVVDGAFTWGHDRHRRVPWTDTVLYETHVRGFTMRHPEVPAHLRGTFAGMSTQSVIEYLRALGITSVEFLPVQAIADEQHLVTRGMTNYWGYNTIGFFAPEPRYMTTGVLSEFKTMVARLHEAGIEVILDVVYNHTAEGNHLGPTLSFKGIDNLSYYRLMPDNPRHYINDTGTGNTLNLSHPRVVQMVMDSLRYWVTEMHVDGFRFDLATVLAREPYGYDPGSGFLDAVRQDPVLADVKLIAEPWDVGPGGYQVGNFPPGWAEWNDRYRDTVRRYWRGDDGMLPELAGRIAGSADLFEKRGRRPWASVNFITAHDGFTLHDLVAFNDKHNWANGEENRDGHSANCSWNHGVEGETADPGINELRARQKRNLLATLMLSQGTPMMLAGDELDHSQDGNNNAYCQDNDITWLDWAKRDGALVSFVRRLIALRRAHPVLRRPTFLHGQETAANGLKDIVWYNAQGVEKTAEHWRNTQARCIVLLLNGRAGTHAGPDGQPLSDGVLLIVLNAHADILTVTLPDVPGGRGWRCVLDTRVADGAGDERMHLAGRSVLVDGRTVLVFTLVEQAGM